Proteins encoded in a region of the Leptolyngbya sp. FACHB-261 genome:
- a CDS encoding glutathione S-transferase N-terminal domain-containing protein, protein MIDLYTWPTPNGFKVSILLEELGLSYNVIPIDINKGDQFEPDFLKISPNNKIPAIVDPEGPGEHPYALFESGAILIYLAEKTSKLLPTEPSERYQTIQWLMFQMGGVGPMLGQAHHFRSYAPEPIAYAIDRYTKEAGRLYGVLDRHLAEQEYLAGAYSIADIATYPWLRSYERQGQNLADFPHVQRWFNAIGERPAVQKGLAVLADRVRQGPIDEQARAVLFGDKQYQGSGS, encoded by the coding sequence ATGATCGATCTTTACACTTGGCCTACTCCCAACGGCTTCAAGGTTTCGATTCTTTTGGAAGAATTAGGGCTTTCCTACAATGTCATTCCAATTGACATTAATAAAGGAGACCAGTTTGAGCCAGACTTCCTCAAGATCAGCCCGAACAATAAAATTCCGGCAATTGTTGATCCAGAAGGGCCAGGGGAACATCCCTATGCTCTGTTTGAGTCTGGCGCAATTTTGATCTATCTCGCTGAGAAGACTAGCAAGCTGTTGCCCACTGAACCGAGTGAACGCTACCAAACGATTCAATGGTTGATGTTTCAAATGGGTGGTGTTGGTCCGATGCTGGGCCAAGCGCATCACTTCCGGAGCTATGCGCCTGAACCTATTGCCTATGCAATTGACCGCTATACCAAAGAGGCGGGGCGACTGTACGGGGTGCTGGATCGACACCTTGCCGAACAAGAGTATTTAGCAGGGGCTTATTCGATTGCGGATATTGCAACTTACCCCTGGCTCAGATCCTACGAACGCCAAGGCCAAAACCTGGCTGACTTCCCGCATGTGCAGCGCTGGTTCAATGCCATTGGTGAGCGCCCAGCTGTACAAAAAGGTCTTGCAGTTCTAGCTGACCGCGTTCGCCAAGGCCCGATTGATGAGCAGGCTCGGGCGGTACTATTTGGTGACAAACAATATCAAGGTTCGGGTAGCTAG
- a CDS encoding pyridoxamine 5'-phosphate oxidase family protein, which yields MESIESPAFVPTQRSTVKRLAKRAEYDRTTVYQILDEGLICHVGFVVDGNPFVIPTAYGRIEEQLYIHGSPASRMLRTLQTGIDVCVTVTLLDGLVLARSAFHHSMNYRSVVVFGTASIVSEPEQKLEALRAFTEHIVPGRWSEVRPPNRSELTGTLVLALPLVEASAKVRTGPPVDDEEDYALPVWAGELPLELATAQPIADPRLSSAIEPPAYVTAYTRAATRQA from the coding sequence ATGGAAAGCATAGAAAGTCCAGCCTTCGTACCGACACAACGCAGTACGGTTAAACGTCTTGCCAAACGCGCAGAATACGACCGCACTACGGTATACCAAATCCTGGATGAGGGTTTGATTTGCCATGTCGGTTTTGTGGTTGACGGCAATCCCTTCGTGATTCCCACCGCCTACGGGCGCATTGAAGAGCAACTGTACATTCATGGCTCGCCTGCCAGCCGCATGTTGCGCACGCTGCAAACTGGCATTGATGTCTGCGTAACGGTCACCCTACTTGATGGGCTGGTCTTAGCTCGTTCTGCCTTTCATCATTCGATGAATTATCGTTCTGTTGTTGTGTTTGGCACCGCCTCTATCGTCTCTGAACCGGAACAGAAATTAGAGGCTTTGAGGGCGTTTACAGAACACATTGTGCCAGGACGCTGGTCTGAAGTTCGTCCACCTAATCGCAGTGAACTGACAGGAACTCTAGTGCTTGCTTTGCCCCTGGTTGAGGCCTCAGCCAAAGTACGCACGGGTCCACCGGTGGATGACGAAGAGGATTATGCTCTGCCAGTTTGGGCAGGGGAACTTCCCTTAGAATTGGCTACGGCACAACCGATTGCTGATCCGCGTTTGTCCTCAGCGATTGAACCCCCGGCTTACGTCACGGCTTATACCCGAGCGGCTACTCGTCAGGCTTAG
- a CDS encoding cyclase family protein: MSDQDREQNFVDVSHTVEHGMITYKGLPAPLICDFLSREASKDHYAEGTEFSIGRIDMVANTGTYLDSPFHRYAHGKDLSQLPLASLADLEGIVVQVESSKGQAIDASAFANFELQGKAVLVQTGWDQHWGTDQYFEDHPYLTKEAAQYLVDQQVALVGIDSLNIDDTRDGHRPVHTLLLGAEIPIVEHLCNLQALPRQGFKFFSVPVKVKNFGTFPVRAFGLVDPTQEA, encoded by the coding sequence GTGTCAGATCAAGACCGCGAACAAAACTTTGTAGATGTCAGTCACACGGTCGAGCACGGCATGATCACTTACAAAGGTCTACCTGCCCCCCTAATTTGTGATTTTCTCAGTCGGGAAGCGTCAAAAGATCATTACGCAGAAGGGACTGAGTTTTCAATTGGTCGAATCGATATGGTTGCCAATACAGGTACCTATCTCGACTCCCCTTTCCATCGCTATGCCCACGGCAAAGATCTATCTCAACTACCGCTTGCTTCTCTAGCAGATTTAGAAGGGATTGTTGTGCAAGTCGAGAGCAGTAAGGGTCAAGCCATTGATGCCTCAGCCTTTGCCAATTTTGAACTCCAGGGCAAAGCTGTTTTAGTCCAAACAGGTTGGGACCAACATTGGGGCACTGACCAGTACTTTGAAGATCACCCCTATTTGACTAAAGAGGCTGCTCAATACTTAGTCGATCAACAAGTAGCTCTGGTTGGTATTGACTCGCTCAACATCGACGATACTCGTGACGGTCATCGGCCGGTCCATACGCTTCTGTTAGGAGCTGAGATTCCAATTGTTGAGCATCTTTGCAACTTGCAAGCCTTACCGAGACAGGGCTTCAAGTTCTTCTCAGTACCGGTCAAAGTCAAGAACTTTGGTACATTCCCGGTTCGAGCCTTTGGTCTTGTTGATCCGACTCAAGAAGCTTAA
- a CDS encoding arginase — protein MPNLAQTKLAIGLIGAATGWGARRHHSEDGPAALQASGLVEQLLATGIPAHWLTSVYPALRYASHQINQQQEALPLVLAHVQDVAIAVADAVKQDYFPVVLGGDHSVAIGTWSGLTQALGLGQNLGLLWLDAHLDSHTFATSPSKACHGMGLATLLGQGETSLVDLQSVGGKLSPKQVAVIGARSFEAEEVSLLQQLGVRVFLMTEVAERGLDTVLAEALEIVTDRTGGFGLSLDLDSLDPSDAPGVGVPEAGGIKAAELLAAFRLIRQHPGLKAIEIVEYTPQQDMDQRTAQLVAQILKALL, from the coding sequence ATGCCCAACCTTGCCCAGACAAAACTAGCGATTGGCCTGATTGGCGCAGCGACCGGTTGGGGAGCCCGCCGCCACCACAGTGAAGATGGCCCAGCTGCGTTGCAGGCTAGTGGACTCGTGGAGCAACTGCTGGCAACAGGCATTCCTGCCCATTGGTTGACCTCGGTTTACCCTGCTTTGCGGTACGCCAGCCATCAGATCAACCAGCAGCAGGAAGCGTTGCCACTGGTGTTAGCCCATGTGCAAGACGTCGCCATCGCCGTGGCTGATGCTGTGAAGCAGGATTATTTCCCCGTGGTTTTGGGAGGTGATCATTCGGTTGCCATTGGTACTTGGAGTGGTCTGACCCAGGCTTTAGGGCTGGGACAAAACTTAGGGTTGCTGTGGCTGGATGCCCACCTCGACTCTCACACCTTTGCAACCAGCCCCTCCAAGGCTTGTCACGGTATGGGTCTAGCCACGCTGCTTGGCCAGGGCGAAACCAGTCTGGTCGATCTTCAGAGTGTGGGAGGCAAACTTAGCCCAAAGCAGGTCGCTGTGATTGGTGCCCGCAGTTTTGAGGCAGAAGAAGTTAGCCTGCTTCAGCAATTAGGCGTGAGGGTGTTTTTGATGACGGAAGTTGCAGAGCGAGGTCTAGATACCGTTTTGGCGGAGGCGCTTGAAATTGTCACGGACAGAACGGGCGGCTTTGGTCTCTCCCTCGATCTGGATTCTTTGGATCCCTCCGATGCACCGGGAGTCGGAGTTCCAGAGGCGGGTGGCATCAAAGCCGCAGAACTGTTGGCTGCGTTCCGCCTAATCCGACAACATCCAGGCCTGAAAGCTATTGAGATTGTGGAGTACACCCCGCAACAGGATATGGACCAACGCACCGCCCAGCTGGTAGCCCAGATTTTGAAAGCGCTTCTGTAA
- a CDS encoding PLP-dependent aminotransferase family protein, with protein sequence MDFAISLDPQQPLPLHRQLYAELRQAILTGRLTPGQRLPSTRSFAQLLGISRATVTLSYEQLLSEGYLQAVVGSGTFVCQQLTDELLRPAPIATPLQAVQAGEPHLTLSDYAISLSRIALFEPPLLDAQISFRGQPDLDALPLQQWRQLLSRHCQAHEQAMLDYCPDLLGYRPLREAIARYLARSRAVQCDPDQVLIVNGSQQALDLLTRILINRGDRVALEDPGYPGARRVFLAQGADLCPIPVDETGLQVEQLSQLGGGVKLVYVTPSHQFPTGVVLSLPRRLELLDWAQHTGAMVIEDDYDSEYRYGSRPIPALQGLDQGNSVLYIGTFSKVLFPALRIGYLVVPRCLVKLLARARWLADRQTPLLEQYALTDFINEGHLERHIHRMRRLYDQRRQVLVQALQSHLPGQATILGENAGMHVVVRLQTSLSDLEVVARAAQVGVGLVSTRNYYLQPRCATETEFLLGYAALQASDLQEGVHRLAQVLQAAASRES encoded by the coding sequence ATGGACTTCGCAATTAGTCTGGATCCTCAACAGCCCCTGCCGCTGCACCGTCAGCTCTACGCAGAGTTACGTCAGGCGATTCTGACCGGTCGCCTGACGCCAGGGCAGCGCCTGCCCTCGACCCGAAGCTTCGCTCAGCTCCTGGGCATCTCCCGCGCTACGGTCACACTCAGCTACGAGCAACTGCTCAGTGAGGGCTATCTGCAAGCAGTAGTCGGTTCTGGCACCTTTGTTTGCCAGCAGCTTACCGATGAGTTGCTGCGGCCTGCACCGATTGCAACCCCGCTTCAGGCCGTTCAGGCTGGCGAACCGCACCTGACCCTGTCTGACTACGCCATCAGCCTGAGCCGTATCGCTCTCTTTGAGCCGCCTCTACTCGATGCGCAAATCAGCTTTCGCGGGCAGCCAGATCTCGACGCCCTTCCGCTTCAGCAATGGCGACAGCTCTTGTCGCGGCATTGTCAAGCTCATGAGCAGGCGATGCTTGACTACTGTCCAGACCTGCTAGGCTATCGACCTCTACGCGAGGCAATTGCCCGCTATCTAGCCCGGTCACGGGCCGTGCAGTGCGACCCAGACCAGGTATTGATCGTCAATGGTTCACAGCAAGCCCTGGACTTATTGACTCGAATTTTGATCAACCGAGGTGACCGAGTGGCTCTAGAAGATCCAGGCTATCCGGGCGCACGGCGTGTCTTTTTGGCTCAAGGCGCTGACCTCTGTCCGATTCCAGTGGATGAAACTGGGCTGCAAGTGGAGCAGCTCAGCCAGCTAGGCGGAGGCGTCAAGTTAGTCTACGTAACTCCCTCGCATCAGTTTCCAACCGGCGTCGTGCTATCGCTGCCGCGACGCCTGGAGTTGCTGGATTGGGCACAGCACACGGGCGCAATGGTGATCGAAGATGACTACGACAGTGAATATCGCTATGGCAGCCGTCCCATTCCGGCTCTGCAAGGGTTGGACCAGGGCAATTCGGTCCTGTATATCGGCACTTTCTCTAAGGTGTTGTTTCCGGCGCTACGCATTGGCTACTTGGTGGTACCTCGATGTCTGGTCAAGCTGCTAGCTCGGGCCAGGTGGTTAGCAGACCGGCAAACGCCTCTGCTGGAACAGTATGCCCTGACTGATTTCATCAACGAGGGGCATCTGGAACGCCATATTCATCGCATGCGCCGACTCTACGATCAGCGTCGCCAGGTCTTGGTTCAAGCGCTGCAATCCCACCTACCGGGGCAAGCCACGATCCTGGGCGAGAACGCAGGCATGCATGTGGTGGTGCGCCTGCAAACCAGTCTCAGTGATCTTGAAGTGGTCGCCCGCGCTGCTCAGGTAGGGGTCGGGCTGGTCAGCACTCGCAACTACTATCTCCAGCCCCGCTGCGCCACTGAAACAGAGTTTCTGCTGGGTTATGCCGCTCTACAGGCCTCAGACCTGCAAGAAGGAGTGCATCGTTTGGCTCAGGTGTTGCAAGCAGCAGCAAGTAGGGAAAGCTAG
- a CDS encoding glycoside hydrolase family 104 protein, which translates to MPTQLPAVAEEVATSDPNQILQLEERNINTKAFLSTIAWAEGTGNSYGYQIMFTGVYFNSFWDHPRQVRCAYSWARRLCSSASGRYQFLETTWDRVALKLGLRDFSPASQDQAAVELIREQGALEDVEAGRWQTAIYKVAPVWASLPDYNTGQSVYGQPVKLIDQLGIVYAYSLNFYRQLALAEVTANRSLSAQEKLVLDFVPVPSVSPRLPFPSTDDPSFPRF; encoded by the coding sequence ATGCCTACGCAATTGCCTGCGGTTGCTGAGGAGGTTGCCACGAGCGACCCAAATCAAATCCTGCAACTTGAAGAGCGCAACATCAATACCAAAGCGTTTCTCTCTACAATTGCTTGGGCTGAAGGAACGGGCAATTCCTATGGCTACCAGATCATGTTCACCGGTGTTTATTTCAATAGTTTCTGGGATCATCCTCGTCAGGTTCGGTGTGCTTACTCCTGGGCACGCAGGCTGTGTAGCAGCGCCAGTGGACGCTATCAATTCCTGGAAACCACATGGGACCGTGTTGCTTTGAAACTAGGCTTACGGGACTTTTCGCCTGCATCGCAAGATCAAGCAGCGGTCGAATTAATTCGAGAACAAGGGGCTCTGGAAGATGTAGAAGCGGGTCGTTGGCAAACAGCGATTTACAAAGTTGCACCAGTCTGGGCCTCATTGCCTGACTACAACACTGGACAATCAGTTTACGGTCAACCGGTAAAGCTGATAGATCAGCTGGGCATTGTCTATGCTTACAGCTTGAATTTTTATCGTCAATTGGCTTTAGCAGAAGTCACTGCTAATCGCTCACTTTCTGCTCAGGAGAAACTGGTTTTGGATTTTGTTCCTGTGCCCTCTGTATCACCCCGCTTACCATTTCCCTCAACCGACGATCCTAGCTTCCCGCGCTTTTGA
- a CDS encoding glycoside hydrolase family 104 protein, with product MSKITAPSVNFLTNLPNDTTRTVSSKADPNGPIPPAEMQQDPIQESNPQKNIPQKTVQKEQNFIRSYGQRLVQGGLGALSVSLALMAVPQQAEAYPYGSSSDSYGTEVEELSPNTRAFLDTIAWAEGTSGRYGYQIIFTGAYFDNFVDHPRQVRCANYRRRRLCSSASGRYQFLERTWDRVSNRLNLQDFSPRSQDLAAVELIREKGALEDVEAGRWETAIYKVAPVWASLPSPSTGRSVYGQPFKSIRQLGAVYASNLNYYYQAVAREPIASRIPESYQPIRSTRWQQPRPLRPASNRLPSPVEPTLFPPSRIEISAPVAPRNQPNPRASSSAQSPPSWPSVFAENTYRTNNQSQSPIEDLR from the coding sequence ATGTCCAAAATTACGGCTCCCTCAGTTAATTTCCTGACCAATCTACCGAATGACACGACCAGAACGGTCAGTTCAAAGGCTGATCCAAACGGTCCAATTCCACCGGCAGAAATGCAGCAAGATCCTATCCAGGAAAGTAATCCCCAGAAAAATATTCCTCAAAAAACAGTTCAGAAAGAGCAGAATTTTATTCGTTCTTATGGGCAACGCTTAGTTCAGGGTGGCTTAGGTGCATTGTCAGTTTCTCTGGCTTTGATGGCAGTGCCCCAACAGGCAGAAGCCTATCCCTACGGCTCCAGCTCAGACAGTTACGGCACAGAAGTTGAAGAACTTAGCCCCAACACCAGAGCCTTTCTGGACACGATTGCTTGGGCTGAGGGAACTTCAGGTCGGTATGGCTACCAGATCATTTTTACGGGAGCTTACTTCGACAACTTTGTTGATCATCCTCGGCAAGTCCGCTGTGCTAATTACAGAAGACGAAGGCTTTGTAGCAGCGCCAGTGGACGTTATCAGTTCCTAGAACGCACCTGGGATCGTGTCTCTAATAGGCTGAACCTACAAGATTTTTCACCTCGCTCTCAGGATTTGGCGGCAGTTGAGCTGATCCGAGAAAAAGGGGCCTTGGAGGATGTCGAAGCAGGCCGCTGGGAGACTGCAATTTACAAAGTTGCACCAGTTTGGGCCTCGCTGCCCTCGCCTAGTACAGGCAGGTCAGTCTATGGGCAACCATTCAAATCAATTCGTCAGCTGGGAGCGGTTTACGCCTCCAATCTGAATTATTACTACCAGGCCGTTGCGCGGGAACCGATTGCCAGCCGCATACCTGAGTCCTATCAGCCGATACGCTCAACGCGCTGGCAACAGCCTCGGCCTCTGCGTCCAGCTAGTAATCGCCTGCCGTCTCCTGTGGAACCGACGCTGTTTCCACCGTCACGGATTGAGATTAGTGCCCCTGTAGCCCCTCGGAACCAGCCTAATCCCCGTGCTAGTTCCTCAGCTCAATCGCCACCTAGCTGGCCCTCTGTATTTGCCGAGAATACCTATCGCACTAACAATCAAAGCCAGTCCCCAATTGAAGACTTGCGCTAG